The following nucleotide sequence is from Armatimonadota bacterium.
TCCCTCTTCGCATTGGGATTGGTCATTCCACTCGGTATAACTTGTCTAATCCTTATTGAAGCAGGCGTGTTCAATAAATTTTGGTTCTGGACTTTCACATATATTAGACAATACGCTAGCCAAGTGTCCCCTGCTTTGGGTTGGGAGCTTTTTAGCGAGAGAGCCATTAAAATATTTCTTGCATCTCCGTTACTTTGGCTGCTTGCAGCATTGGGGTTTATAATCATTTTAGCGAACAAGGAAATGAGACCCAAAGCCCTTTTTATCATAGGCTTATGGATATTCTCGTTCCTTGCCATCTGCCCAGGACTCTATTTTCGCGATCATTACTTCATTATGACTCTCCCGGCTAATGCGATGCTAGTCAGTGCCGCCTTTAGTTATCTCAACAAAATAACGGCTGGGACTAAGCTTGCTGCAATGCCCTTGATAATCATTATTGCCGCAGTAGGTCACTCGTTTTTTACTCAGCGGGAAGTTTTATTTTCGCTTAGCCCTAACATGGTAAGCCGTGAAATTTATGGTGGGAATCCATTTCCTGAATCTTTGAAAATTGCTGAATATATTAGAAAGCACACGTCACCTAATGATACTATAGCTGTATTGGGTTCCGAGCCACAGATATATTTCTATTCGAAACGTCGGTCTGCAACTGGATACATTTACATGTATCCGTTGATGGAAATTCATCCATATGCTTTGCAAATGCAGATGGAAATGATCCGAGAAATCGAGGCTGCGAAACCTAAAATTCTCGTCTGCGTAAGCGTGTCAACCTCATGGTTGCCTTTGGAGAATTCGGTAATGAAAGTATTCGACTGGTCAAGCAGGTATGCCAGAAAGTATTATGATTTAGTTGGCAATATAGAGATAATTGCTATGGACTATACTAGATATTCGTGGGGTGAAGAAGCAGCAAAGCATAAGCCAAATGTGCCTGCAGTAATTTACGTTTTTAAGAGAAAGCCTACCCTAAGTAAATAATAAGGGAAGAAATATGTTTGCAGGAAAGAAAGTAGTAGTTGTAATGCCAGCGTATAATGCTGCAAAGACGCTAAAGAAAACATATGACGAAGTGATGGCCCAAGGAATGGTTGACCTTGTTATCGTCGTTGATGACGCAAGCCGCGATGAAACATTTGAAATTGCAAAAACCCTGAAAAATGTCAAAGTTTATAAACATGAGGTAAATAAAGGCTATGGTGGAAACCAAAAAACTTGCTACCGCCTTGCTCTTAATGAAGGTGCCGACATTGTTGTAATGGTACATCCCGACTATCAATACACTCCACTATTGCTCCCAGCAATGGTTTCAA
It contains:
- a CDS encoding glycosyltransferase family 39 protein gives rise to the protein MTKRNYHKREHKEKLKGPQIQRQAWILLAIAIFAIALIRIRLLPVPLERDEGEYAYAGQLILKGIPPYLHVYNMKFPGIYAVYALIMALFGQTIVSIHLGLLIVNIITIVLIFLIGKRFFSPTSSVVGATTYAIFSLGQPVLGMFAHATHFVVLFALCGYLLLMKVFESKRILLLFLSGFCFGIAILMKQHGFLFGAFALLYLVLVQRKNNIFTLKQCVAGTSLFALGLVIPLGITCLILIEAGVFNKFWFWTFTYIRQYASQVSPALGWELFSERAIKIFLASPLLWLLAALGFIIILANKEMRPKALFIIGLWIFSFLAICPGLYFRDHYFIMTLPANAMLVSAAFSYLNKITAGTKLAAMPLIIIIAAVGHSFFTQREVLFSLSPNMVSREIYGGNPFPESLKIAEYIRKHTSPNDTIAVLGSEPQIYFYSKRRSATGYIYMYPLMEIHPYALQMQMEMIREIEAAKPKILVCVSVSTSWLPLENSVMKVFDWSSRYARKYYDLVGNIEIIAMDYTRYSWGEEAAKHKPNVPAVIYVFKRKPTLSK